The region AAGCCGTCTTCCTGGCCTTTTTGCCGCCCGCGCTGGCCGGACAGATCCTCGACGCCCTGCCCGTCGAAGGCCGCGACCTGGTGCTGCTGAACCTGGCCCGCCTGGACGAGATCGACCGCGACCTGCTGGTCGAGCTCGACGAACTGGTGGGCCGCTGCCTGGGCACGCTCGACACGCAAAGCACCAGCGTGGAAGGCATCCGCCAGGCGGCCGAGATTCTCAACCGCATGCCGGGCAACCGCGCCGCGCTGGTCGAACTGCTGCGCGCGCACGACCCGGACGTCGTGTCGGAAATCGAACTGAGCATGTACGACTTCCTGATCCTGGCCACGCAGAGCGACGTCACGCTCACGCGCATCCTGGAAGACGTGCCGATGGAACAGTGGGCCATCGCCCTCAAGGGCGCGGAACCATCGATCCGCGACGCCGTGCTGAAAACCATGCCGCGCCGCCAGGCACAGAGCTTCGAAGACATGATGCGCCGTTCCGGCCCCGTGCCGTTGAGCCGTATCGAACAGACGCGCCAGGAAATCATGGCCACCGTCAAGGGCCTCGCCGATGCGGGCGAGATTGAAGTGCAACTGTTTGCCGAAGCGGTGATTGAATGAAGCACTTTCGCTCGTATCGTTTCCCGCCGCTGTCGCAGTTCATCGCCGCCGGCCAGCGCAGCGCCAACGAGGATACGGATGGCCAGTGGCAGGCGTCCGTCTCGGAAGGCTTCGAACAGGGCCAGCGCGACGGCTATGAAGTGGGCCTGGTGCAAGGCCAGCAGGATGGCTACGACACCGGACGCAACGATGGCATGGCGCAGGGCCGCGAAGAGGGCCGCAATGAAACGCTGGTGGCGCTGGACCGCCTGGCGCGCCCCGTCGACGCCATTTTGCGCGACCTGAAAAAGGTGCGCGCCGACTACCGCGCCGCGCAGCGCAAGGAAGTGGTCGACCTGGTGGCCAAGGTGGCGCGCCAGGTGATCCGCGCCGAACTGGCGCTGCAGCCCGTGCAACTGCTGGCCCTGGTCGATGAAACGCTGGCATCGATGCCGCCCACGCGCGAGGAAATCGACGTCTTCCTCAACCCGGAAGAATTGAAACGCATCAGCGAACTCGATCCGAAGCGCGCCAAGCGCTGGAACCTGATCGCCGACGCCCGCCTCGACGCCGGCGAATGCCGCATCAAGGCTGGCGACAATGAAGTCGATGCCGGCTGCCATCAGCGCCTGTCGGCCTGCATGGAACAGGTCAGCAGCCACCTGGCGCTGGCCGCCGAACACGCGGACCAGGGCGCGCCTGCATGATCGCCGACACGCTGCGCAGCTTCGAGATCGGCGACATCCCGGTCGCGACCCCGACCGGCCGCCTAGTCGGCGCTTCCGGCCTGCTGCTGGAAAGTGCCGGCTGCCGCCTGCACACGGGCCAGCGTTGTCAAATTGAAACTGTGAATGGCGAGTGGCTCGATGCGCAAGTGGTCGGCTTCCGCGAAAAACTGTCCTACCTGATGCCGTTCAAGAAGGCCACGGGCCTGACCACGGGCGCGCGCGTGCTGCCCCTGCCCGACAAGGCCAGCCTGCAGATCGGCCCCTCGTGGCTGGGCCGCATGGTCAATGGCCTGGGAGAGCCGATCGACGACCTGGGCCGCCTCGGTGGCGAACACATCCTGGAAGTGACGCCGCCGAAGGTCAATCCCCTGAAGAAACAACCGGTGGTCGAACCGCTGGACGTGGGCGTGCGCGCCATCAACAGCATGCTGACCCTGGGCAAGGGCCAGCGCGTGGGCCTGATGGCCGGTTCCGGCGTCGGCAAGAGCGTGCTGCTGGGCCTGATCACGCGCCAGACGGTGGCCGATGTCGTCGTCGTCGGCCTGATCGGCGAACGGGGCCGCGAGGTGCGCGAATTCGTTGAAAAGTCGCTCGGTGCCGAAGGCTTGAAGAAAGCCGTGCTGGTGATCGCGCCGGCCGACGAATCGCCATTGATGCGCATCATGGCCACCGAGCTGTGCCACTCCATCGCCGCCCACTACCGCGACCAGGGCAAGCACGTGCTGCTGCTGGTCGATTCGCTGACGCGCTATGCGATGGCCTTGCGCGAAGTGGCGCTGGCCTTGGGCGAACCGCCGGCCACGCGCGGCTATCCGCCATCCGTGTTTTCGAACTTGCCGCAACTGGTCGAGAGCGCCGGCAACGGCGCCCATCCGGAAGGCAGCATGAGCGCCATCTACACGGTGCTGGCCGAAGGCGACGACCAGCAGGATCCCGTCGTCGACACGGCGCGCGCGATTCTCGACGGCCATATCGTGCTCACGCGCGAACTGGCCGAACGGGGCCACTACCCCGCCATCGACATCGCCGCCTCGATCAGCCGCTGCATGGCGCAGGTGATCACGCCCGGCCACATGCAGGCGGCGCGCGCGCTGAAGGCATCGATGGCGCGCCATGCGCGCGTGCGCGACCTGATCCCGCTGGGCGCCTACGTGCCCGGAGCCGACCCCATCACCGACCGCGCCGTGCAACTGCACGCGCCGATCGAGGCATTCCTGTGCCAGGGCACCAAGGAAGAGGCGCCGATGGCGCCCTGCATCGAACAACTTGAACAAATCATGGCCTAGGAGCATTTGTGAGCGACTCGCATACCATCCGCAACCTGACCACGCTGGTCGGCCTGCGCAGCACCGAGGTGGAACGCCTGCAGGGCGAAATGGCGGCGCAGACGGCCGTGCGCGAACGCTACCAGAAGAACCTGGAGCGCCTGACGGGCCTGTACACGGATAGCGGCCCCAGCGGCGCCCTGCCCCTGGCCCTGTCCGTCAACTGCGGCAACTTCAAGCAGGCGGTCATGCAGATGGCCGACCAGCACCGTACCGACCTGCACTTGCATGAGGCCAACATGGCCGTGTCGCAGCGCGCGCTGAACACGGCCTGGGCCAAGCGCGAGGTGCTGGACCAGGTGCTGACGCAGAAACAGAAGCATGTTGCAAATGAGCAACAAAGAGTCGATGCCAAGCGCCAGGACGAACTGGCGACGCAATTCTGGTTCCGCGGGCAGGTAAAATGAAGCTTGTGTAAGTTTCTTTCAGGAAAACTTCACAAAACGGGAATGGGGGTCGCCTTGTACCGGTATATCCCTTTATTCAGGAGTCTGGCATGGCAAACGTAATTACTGCACCGCAATACGATCCGATCGTCACCGCAAAAAACCTGGCGACCAAGGCAGTCGCGGCGCAGCAGGACAAGTTGACTAAGCAGACCGCGCTGGCGAACAACACGGCCACGGCGCTGAACAACCTGAAGCTGGCCATGAGCGCCTTCCAGAGCTCGATGACGACCATGAGCAGCAGCACCAAGTCGCTGCTGAGCCAGTCCGCCACCTTCAGCAATACCGCATATGGCAGCGGCACGGCCGACGCCACCGCCGTCGCCGGCAGCTATTCCTTCTTCGTGCAGCAGCTGGCCACGGCCAGCCAGACCTCGTACGGCGGCCTGACCAGCAGCCCCGCCGCCGGCAGCGGCACGCTGGCCGTGCGGATCGGCGACCCGCTGGCCCCCGTCACCGCGGACAACAGCTTTGACATCGACCTGAGCGCCGCCGACAAGGATGCCGACGGCAACCTGACGCCGCAGGAAATCGCCGCCGCCATCAATGGCAACAGCAAGAACAATTCGCGCGTGACGGCGTCCATCGTCACCATCGGCAACCAGGCGCAGCTGGTATTGACGTCTAACCTGACGGGCAAGGAAAACGCCGTCACGCTGGACGCCTCGAGCGTGACGAATACGGCGCTGACCAAGGCGCTGGTGACCGATGCGGCCACCAACATCAAGGAAGTCGTCAAGGCGCAGGACGCCATCGTCTGGCTGGGCGCAAAAGACACGGGCACGCAGATCACCCAGGCATCGAACACCTTCACCAACGTGACGGGCGTGAAGATGACGTTCAGCAAAGCCATGAACACGGGCGACGCGCCGGTGACGGTCACGGTGGCCACCGACAGCGGCGGCACGGCAACCAATGTGC is a window of Janthinobacterium sp. 1_2014MBL_MicDiv DNA encoding:
- a CDS encoding flagellar motor switch protein FliG — encoded protein: MAELNNNNSPDANEYESVSLNPVEQAAIVLLSIGEEQAANVLRCLSREELLEVTQVMSRMSGIKVEAVKTAMQTFFDDYRQQSGVHGASRSYLKRSLDMALGNDIANSVLNNIYGDAIRPKMARLQWASPKWLAEYIVNEHVQMQAVFLAFLPPALAGQILDALPVEGRDLVLLNLARLDEIDRDLLVELDELVGRCLGTLDTQSTSVEGIRQAAEILNRMPGNRAALVELLRAHDPDVVSEIELSMYDFLILATQSDVTLTRILEDVPMEQWAIALKGAEPSIRDAVLKTMPRRQAQSFEDMMRRSGPVPLSRIEQTRQEIMATVKGLADAGEIEVQLFAEAVIE
- the fliH gene encoding flagellar assembly protein FliH, whose amino-acid sequence is MKHFRSYRFPPLSQFIAAGQRSANEDTDGQWQASVSEGFEQGQRDGYEVGLVQGQQDGYDTGRNDGMAQGREEGRNETLVALDRLARPVDAILRDLKKVRADYRAAQRKEVVDLVAKVARQVIRAELALQPVQLLALVDETLASMPPTREEIDVFLNPEELKRISELDPKRAKRWNLIADARLDAGECRIKAGDNEVDAGCHQRLSACMEQVSSHLALAAEHADQGAPA
- the fliI gene encoding flagellar protein export ATPase FliI gives rise to the protein MIADTLRSFEIGDIPVATPTGRLVGASGLLLESAGCRLHTGQRCQIETVNGEWLDAQVVGFREKLSYLMPFKKATGLTTGARVLPLPDKASLQIGPSWLGRMVNGLGEPIDDLGRLGGEHILEVTPPKVNPLKKQPVVEPLDVGVRAINSMLTLGKGQRVGLMAGSGVGKSVLLGLITRQTVADVVVVGLIGERGREVREFVEKSLGAEGLKKAVLVIAPADESPLMRIMATELCHSIAAHYRDQGKHVLLLVDSLTRYAMALREVALALGEPPATRGYPPSVFSNLPQLVESAGNGAHPEGSMSAIYTVLAEGDDQQDPVVDTARAILDGHIVLTRELAERGHYPAIDIAASISRCMAQVITPGHMQAARALKASMARHARVRDLIPLGAYVPGADPITDRAVQLHAPIEAFLCQGTKEEAPMAPCIEQLEQIMA
- a CDS encoding flagellar export protein FliJ, with protein sequence MSDSHTIRNLTTLVGLRSTEVERLQGEMAAQTAVRERYQKNLERLTGLYTDSGPSGALPLALSVNCGNFKQAVMQMADQHRTDLHLHEANMAVSQRALNTAWAKREVLDQVLTQKQKHVANEQQRVDAKRQDELATQFWFRGQVK
- the fliD gene encoding flagellar filament capping protein FliD, whose protein sequence is MANVITAPQYDPIVTAKNLATKAVAAQQDKLTKQTALANNTATALNNLKLAMSAFQSSMTTMSSSTKSLLSQSATFSNTAYGSGTADATAVAGSYSFFVQQLATASQTSYGGLTSSPAAGSGTLAVRIGDPLAPVTADNSFDIDLSAADKDADGNLTPQEIAAAINGNSKNNSRVTASIVTIGNQAQLVLTSNLTGKENAVTLDASSVTNTALTKALVTDAATNIKEVVKAQDAIVWLGAKDTGTQITQASNTFTNVTGVKMTFSKAMNTGDAPVTVTVATDSGGTATNVQAFVDAYNKLKSVLDGLASSGDPDKNVAAGIFAHDSGLNALRSNMNNLLRQSIGGVSLVSYGVTANRDGTLSLNTAKLTAKLASNPGDLDKLFGNNSLSAPSGVFGGLDKALSQWSNITKGQLVQRLDANTSLQKSLTKSTDLLTAQYNTAYKRFLDQFTRLQVMQEQMYKTVDMFDAMFGNDKS